In a genomic window of Clavelina lepadiformis chromosome 7, kaClaLepa1.1, whole genome shotgun sequence:
- the LOC143465601 gene encoding uncharacterized protein LOC143465601, which translates to MKTTSSECVEAKDWRDVVERRDSWKDHLIVRVCAVEQLVDREDARVGDQLVLRDVDVKQVRLSLATSDDYNNHNDENKSACESVEIPINFRDKFRVCPHFDWEHVFQNVQEILNVYPAVYDVLFSKESFTVNSVDIQALDLMQIMGVVQDVTGSSESLQVRVLKTNQLILLPSTMRTEFVQWKQNWTLQDKITPKEETFLTYSISELNHYWKPELRPLKIKVCGENKDSLTASGTENMKRKRFDALRGLFKSREKQLDEKKTEKEFKTDDDWMLPKEWRCRELVFEPIHIVIVSNTSDPNRNEYYLPGDLKIKVMEVKTPEDGPLFSSNAGSLMDLSPRSSRSSSDPSALPLSQLDILSLLGAKSRGHAIVGVIGSGAGTCSRQQGSLSHGTWVALHRTRRVRKLIMTSQDSKRFLVSAHYNGNFERLPLIFDCAGDVPTGDGMTYITRCTSYPVEKILDPCYEGQFVQFSKSSVIKIKDKDVKVVHCTVSSQASGPQHSVTYPVNLPGRFERVEQQSCSGIMTSQDLFKKIFPICVKVVGSDLSLGFDPLAQKETVVVKGKINELTVIVESLRKTDEGLKSTGVLHELPASRSAILLREVQSTQDGDDQGIDPFPRRSDFKGLQKLPCVELLSERDVTELQDLSKCCSTISLTSPSPFEPPKETVSIPEVPERQPVRYAKVVKAQTNQNRFTFEKCEAGELSDGGSIDLERSSADDLDLSSRTPGSASMEIPLRDEHTELYASAEDISRKKSDVLSVGEKSPFSAPPIPAPRKGRKGNAELATSLPNMDCDKPDRDFPVQAQRFSTESMYDVPRSFSVGQYPVESEIREYDRPTVLSPVDNDTNSSLSTKSGFVAEPLYDTPRPTTGPFTSGEYAMRQWEMSTASYKTEHVEYDFPTTPVNVANGVQGAIIDEAYDDMRGTHNSRLSPTTMPGRPPKPKQYCG; encoded by the exons ATGAAAACAACAAGTAGTGAGTGCGTTGAGGCAAAAGACTGGCGTGATGTG GTGGAGAGACGTGATAGCTGGAAGGATCATCTTATCGTTCGTGTTTGCGCAGTGGAACAACTTGTTGATCGCGAAGATGCCCGCGTTGGGGACCAACTGGTGCTCCGAGATGTTGACGTTAAACAAGTCCGTTTAAGTTTAGCGACTTCTGACGATTATAACAACCACAATGAcgaaaacaaaa GTGCTTGTGAGAGTGTAGAGATACCTATTAACTTTCGCGACAAATTTCGCGTCTGTCCGCATTTTGACTGGGAGCATGTCTTCCAGAACGTGCAAGAAATTTTGAATGTTTATCCTGCTGTCTACGATGTCCTTTTTTCCAAGGAGAGTTTCACTGTGAACTCGGTTGATATCCAAGCATTGGACCTCATGCAAATTATGGGAGTG GTTCAAGATGTTACCGGTTCATCCGAATCGCTTCAAGTGAGAGTCTTGAAGACAAACCAACTCATTCTGCTTCCATCTACGATGCGAACAGAGTTTGTGCAATGGAAACAAAATTGGACTTTGCAAG ATAAGATCACTCCCAAAGAAGAGACATTTCTAACCTATTCTATTTCGGAACTGAACCATTATTGGAAACCTGAACTTCGTCCACTGAA GATTAAAGTATGTGGTGAGAACAAAGACAGTTTGACTGCATCTGGTACCGAAAACATGAAGAGAAAGCGGTTTGATGCGTTACGAGGACTTTTTAAGTCTAGGGAAAAACAATTGGA CGAAAAGAAAACCGAAAAGGAATTCAAGACCGATGATGACTGGATGTTACCAAAAGAATGGCGCTGCAGAGAACTAGTCTTTGAACCGATACATATTGTCATCGTGTCTAACACGAGTGACCCAAATCGAAATGAGTATTATTTACCGGGGGATTTGAAAATAAAG GTCATGGAAGTAAAGACGCCAGAAGATGGTCCTCTTTTCTCATCCAATGCCGGAAGCTTGATGGACCTCAGTCCAAGATCCAGCCGCTCTTCCTCAGACCCCTCCGCTCTTCCACTGAGCCAACTCGACATACTCTCACTGTTAGGAGCAAAATCGAGGGGTCATGCGATTGTTGGGGTTATAGGAAGTGGAGCTGGCACGTGTTCGAGGCAACAG GGTTCTCTTTCTCACGGAACTTGGGTCGCCCTTCATCGAACTCGCCGCGTTCGTAAGttgataatgacgtcacaagacTCAAAACGTTTCCTGGTTTCAGCGCATTACAATGGCAACTTCGAAAG GTTGCCTTTGATATTTGACTGCGCCGGGGATGTCCCTACAGGCGACGGAATGACGTACATCACGAGGTGTACGTCATATCCGGTGGAAAAAATACTGGATCCTTGCTACGAGGGTCAGTTCGTGCAATTCTCGAAAAGTTCCgtcataaaaatcaaagacaAAGACGTCAAG GTCGTCCATTGCACAGTGTCAAGCCAGGCCAGTGGACCGCAGCACTCCGTTACTTATCCTGTTAACCTTCCGGGGAGGTTTGAGCGAGTTGAACAACAATCATGTTCGGGTATTATGACTTCACAGGACCTCTTTAAGAAGATATTTCCTATTTGTGTGAAAGTGGTTGGATCCGATTTGAGTCTGGGGTTTGATCCACTAGCCCAGAAGGAAACCGTAGTTGTGAAGGGCAAAATAAATG AATTGACTGTCATTGTTGAAAGTCTCCGAAAAACCGATGAAGGTTTGAAATCGACCGGAGTTTTGCACGAACTCCCCGCATCCCGGAGCGCTATCCTGCTCCGTGAAGTGCAGTCCACCCAGGACGGGGACGACCAAGGAATCGACCCTTTTCCCAGACGAAGTGACTTTAAGGGACTGCAGAAGCTTCCATGCGTTGAACTG CTTTCGGAACGCGATGTTACGGAATTGCAGGATTTATCCAAATGTTGTTCCACAATCTCTCTCACTTCACCATCGCCGTTTGAG CCACCAAAGGAGACCGTTTCTATTCCCGAGGTTCCTGAACGGCAACCAGTTCGGTACGCCAAAGTTGTCAAAGCCCAAACGAACCAAAACCGTTTCACGTTTGAGAAATGCGAAGCAGGGGAGCTCTCCGATGGCGGAAGTATAGATCTCGAGCGCTCTAGTGCGGATGACTTGGATTTGTCGTCTAGAACAC CGGGTTCTGCATCAATGGAAATTCCTCTAAGAGATGAACACACAGAGTTATACGCATCTGCTGAAGACATATCTAGAAAAAAAAGTGATGTGCTTTCAGTGGGAGAGAAATCACCTTTCAGCGCGCCTCCTATTCCAGCGCCAAGAAAAGGGAGAAAGGGAAATGCCGAATTGGCAACTTCACTACCAAATATGGACTGCGACAAACCGGACAGGGATTTCCCCGTCCAAGCCCAACGTTTTTCAACAGAATCGATGTATGATGTTCCACGGAGCTTCAGCGTCGGTCAATATCCCGTAGAATCGGAAATTAGAGAGTACGATCGACCAACAGTATTAAGTCCCGTTGATAATGATACAAATTCTTCTCTTTCGACTAAATCTGGATTTGTCGCTGAACCTTTATACGACACACCGCGTCCGACCACTGGACCGTTCACGTCTGGCGAATACGCTATGAGACAATGGGAAATGTCAACCGCGTCATACAAAACTGAACATGTTGAATACGATTTCCCAACGACTCCTGTTAAT GTAGCGAATGGTGTCCAGGGAGCAATCATCGATGAAGCTTATGACGATATGAGGGGTACACACAATAGCAGGTTAAGCCCTACAACAATGCCCGGTCGCCCACCTAAGCCAAAACAATACTGCGGCTAA
- the LOC143465652 gene encoding T-complex protein 1 subunit theta-like, with translation MAFRVPKAPGFSQMLKDGARHFQGLEEAVYRNIKACNELTQTTKSAFGPHGMNKMVINHIEKLFVTNDAATILKELEVQHPAAKMIVIASQMCEQEVGDGTNLVLILAGSMLHLAEELLRMGLSVTEVIEGFEQACEKAIEILPDLVCSSVKDLRDVDGVTKALRTGIASKQYGNEDFLARLIAKACVSILPPDRIAFNVDNVRVSKLLGSGITSSSIINGMLFIRECESDLNSVKNANIAVYSCPFDMLNTETKGTVLIKNAKELLDFSAGEENLMESQIKGIVATGVNVIVSGGKVSDLALHFANKYKVMVVRLNSKWDLRRLCRTVNATALPRLTPPTPEETGHCTAVRQDEVGDKRIVVFEHATEEGSKVCTLALRASTENIMDDLERAVDDGVNNFKVLTRDLRQVPGAGACEIELAKRIAKFGESCPGLEQYAIKKYAQALEVVPRALAENAGLNPTEVVSKLYASHQGEDGTSNGVDIETGDVIDVAEAGILDLYLVKHWALRLATNAAVTVLRVDQIIMAKPAGGPKAPKQSGDWDKDADE, from the exons ATGGCATTTCGGGTTCCAAAAGCACCGGGCTTTTCACAGATGCTAAAGGATGGAGCAAGA CATTTCCAAGGATTGGAAGAAGCAGTTTATCGGAATATAAAGGCATGTAATGAGCTAACACAAACCACAAAATCAGCTTTTGGCCCGCACG gcATGAACAAAATGGTCATtaatcacattgaaaaactgtTCGTCACCAATGATGCCGCTACCATTTTAAAAGAACTAGAA GTTCAGCATCCTGCAGCAAAAATGATTGTGATAGCATCCCAGATGTGTGAACAGGAGGTTGGTGATGGAACAAATCTCGTGCTCATTTTAGCAG GTTCAATGCTGCATTTGGCAGAAGAACTCTTGCGCATGGGACTTTCAGTTACTGAGGTTATTGAAGGTTTTGAACAAGCTTGTGAGAAAGCCATTGAAATTTTACCTG ACCTTGTCTGCTCCTCAGTCAAAGATTTAAGAGATGTTGATGGTGTTACAAAAGCTCTACGGACAGGCATCGCCAGTAAACAATATGGAAATGAAGATTTTCTTGCCAGACTTATTGCTAAAGCTTGTG TATCAATTCTTCCACCTGATCGGATTGCATTTAATGTGGACAACGTGCGAGTATCAAAACTGCTTGGTTCAGGAATCACTTCTTCATCAATAATCAACGGAATGTTGTTTATAAGAGAATGTGAAa GTGATTTAAACAGTGTAAAAAATGCCAACATTGCTGTGTATTCATGTCCATTTGATATGCTTAACACGGAAACAAAGGGAACAGTTCTCATTAAGAATGCAAAGGAATTGCTTGATTTCAGTGCTGGGGAAGAAAACCTCATGGAATCT CAAATCAAGGGCATTGTTGCAACTGGTGTTAATGTGATAGTTTCTGGTGGAAAGGTGTCCGATCTTGCTCttcattttgcaaataaatacaaagttATGGTGGTAAGGCTCAATTCAAAATGGGATCTTCGAAGACTCTGTAGAACGGTAAATGCAACAGCATTGCCAAGATTG ACTCCACCAACTCCAGAAGAAACCGGTCATTGCACTGCAGTACGCCAGGATGAGGTGGGAGATAAGAGAATTGTGGTCTTTGAGCATGCTACTGAAGAGGGAAGCAAAGTGTGCACACTGGCTCTGCGTGCATCCACTGAAAATATTATGGATGACTTAGAGCGAGCGGTTGATGATGGTGTAAACAACTTCAAAGTTCTGACCAGG GACTTACGCCAAGTGCCAGGCGCAGGTGCATGTGAAATTGAACTTGCAAAGAGAATTGCCAAGTTTGGTGAATCATGTCCAGGACTTGAACAGTATGCCATTAAGAAATACGCTCAAGCATTAGAGGTTGTGCCACGAGCCTTGGCCGAGAACGCTGGCCTGAATCCAACTGAAGTTGTGTCAAAATTATATGCAAGTCATCAG GGTGAAGATGGAACCAGCAACGGAGTTGACATCGAAACTGGCGATGTTATAGATGTTGCAGAAGCTGGTATTCTTGACCTGTACCTGGTGAAGCATTGGGCACTCCGTTTGGCCACCAATGCTGCAGTCACCGTGCTCCGTGTTGACCAGATCATCATGGCAAAGCCAGCAGGTGGACCAAAAGCTCCGAAGCAGAGTGGAGATTGGGATAAAGACGCTGATGAATAG